Proteins encoded together in one Marinobacter sp. Arc7-DN-1 window:
- a CDS encoding Na/Pi cotransporter family protein: MTATLFQILGGLALFLLAMEMMTNGLKSAAGQQLRHMLGHWTKTPLRGFAAGVLITGIVQSSSAVTVATIGFVNAGLLSLAQSLGVVFGANVGTTMTGWLVSLVGFGFKIEAFAMPLLAAGMAMKLLGREQRNRSLGEALAGFALFFLGLSILKESLGQLTLGFDSTEVLDSGFGLPLFILFGFLATVLMQSSSAALAIILSAAASDLLSLQDAAAAVIGANLGTTSTAAIAVLKATANARRLALGHVIFNLVTGTIAVLILPLMLWLVTTVTIWLALDTNAAMSLAIFHTLFNLLGAAIMLPLLPRFARILGRRFRSREEDSAEPRFLDNTLITTPELAVGAVDQEMKRLLGMSRGLLRVCLDREDLMPDQIRAKSEAVLSLNNAITEYVSRLRAEKMLPLTVDTLTQTIRTCRYLAEATNLAPALLQLRRAWKLPQLTPLSAETERFMGLLRDMVASEAVSAETFGETEKVYHVLKSRMLAMIVTRELPAIAGERTLDDLSSVRRLFDQWYKSQAWRPSSVLLNGDLQSEGPENRT; the protein is encoded by the coding sequence ATGACCGCAACCCTTTTCCAGATTCTGGGCGGCCTCGCCCTGTTCCTGCTGGCCATGGAAATGATGACCAACGGCCTGAAAAGCGCTGCGGGACAGCAGTTGCGCCACATGCTCGGCCACTGGACCAAGACGCCACTAAGAGGGTTCGCGGCAGGCGTTCTAATCACCGGGATCGTTCAGTCTTCCAGCGCCGTCACGGTTGCCACCATCGGGTTTGTCAACGCCGGCTTACTGAGCCTTGCGCAATCACTTGGCGTTGTCTTTGGCGCAAACGTCGGCACCACCATGACCGGCTGGCTGGTAAGCTTGGTGGGGTTTGGCTTCAAGATTGAGGCTTTTGCCATGCCTCTTCTGGCCGCCGGGATGGCGATGAAATTACTGGGCCGAGAACAGCGAAACCGGTCCCTGGGGGAAGCACTGGCGGGGTTCGCGCTGTTTTTCCTGGGGCTCTCGATACTCAAGGAATCCCTCGGCCAGTTAACCCTCGGCTTTGACAGCACAGAGGTCCTCGACAGTGGTTTCGGCCTGCCACTTTTCATTCTCTTCGGGTTTCTCGCCACCGTTCTGATGCAATCCTCAAGCGCAGCCCTGGCCATCATACTCAGTGCGGCAGCCAGCGACCTCTTATCACTACAGGACGCTGCCGCTGCCGTCATCGGAGCCAATCTCGGCACCACTTCCACCGCGGCCATTGCCGTTCTCAAGGCAACAGCCAACGCCAGACGCCTTGCCCTGGGCCACGTTATTTTCAATCTGGTAACCGGCACTATTGCGGTGCTGATTCTACCGCTGATGCTTTGGCTGGTGACCACCGTTACAATCTGGCTGGCACTCGACACCAACGCCGCCATGTCCCTTGCCATTTTTCACACCCTTTTCAATCTGCTTGGCGCTGCCATCATGCTTCCGCTGTTGCCGAGGTTTGCGCGGATTCTTGGCCGCCGGTTTCGGAGCCGGGAGGAAGATAGCGCCGAACCTCGCTTCCTGGACAATACTCTGATAACAACGCCTGAGTTGGCTGTTGGCGCGGTAGACCAGGAAATGAAGCGTCTGCTGGGCATGAGCCGGGGATTGTTGCGGGTATGCCTGGACCGGGAAGATCTGATGCCGGATCAGATCCGCGCCAAGTCAGAAGCCGTTCTGAGTCTTAACAACGCGATTACCGAGTACGTCTCCCGGCTGCGCGCTGAAAAAATGCTGCCATTAACCGTGGATACCCTGACCCAGACCATTCGCACCTGTCGGTATCTCGCCGAGGCCACGAATCTGGCTCCGGCACTCCTCCAGTTGCGGCGCGCCTGGAAACTGCCGCAGTTAACCCCGCTCTCGGCAGAAACGGAACGTTTTATGGGGCTGCTCCGGGATATGGTAGCCTCGGAGGCAGTATCAGCGGAGACGTTCGGGGAAACCGAAAAGGTCTACCACGTACTCAAATCCCGAATGCTTGCCATGATCGTGACACGGGAATTACCTGCGATTGCCGGGGAGCGAACCCTGGACGATCTGAGCTCGGTGCGGCGGCTCTTTGATCAGTGGTACAAGTCCCAGGCCTGGCGCCCTTCGTCCGTTCTGCTCAACGGCGATCTTCAGTCAGAGGGACCGGAAAACCGGACGTAA
- a CDS encoding PhnD/SsuA/transferrin family substrate-binding protein, which translates to MKARRCSLIPMLLVATGCLTATVASARETLTFGIFAYRPDNIIRERFEPLARYLSGEVGSEVRLEVLSQGNMNRAVAANELDFFLTNPSHFLLIRSERSLTGVLATLVRRSGNRSTSSLGGVIFTGARHQDINSLEDLRSKSIAAPGMHFLGGYQAQVLELQDNGIDIRKVNLVRFLGTHDRVVRAVLAGDADVGFVRTGILEQMAKANPDLFTQIKILNRQELAGFPYVVSTRLYPEWPLVALPHVDERVVRRVASALFAIEPEDEVAVAAGITGFSPPADYQSVEYLARTLRVAPYDQMPRVTWLDVLHQYRLWVFTVAVLVILLLASSLWLGKSKRRLASEQKRLRRLISGWPQPALLIKGGVFVDTNRAAADLLGYTTSVSLYGKDLAVFSPEFQPDGQISRQKMEQINTRVGDGHVEQFEWLLHRSDGSEVWVDVTMAPVHGEGEQETFILCSWYNITTRKQAEQRQRLAASVFEYAREAIFITDSHGMVIDTNDAYLAITGRPRKRTIQRLPPLPLDEGSGVFSSACAQGFWSGEFAARRHSGEPLVLSMTISSVRDDHGKVSHFVGIFSDITRLKEQERKLRIMAHYDALTGLPNRVLFSDRLQQAMALTRRQSGKLAVIYIDLDEFKPVNDAFGHEAGDQLLVEIASRMRAVLREEDTLARLGGDEFAAIVMNVQDEAALQGLLVRLLGRIAEPTWVMDHSVEVSGSIGYTLFSQAADLEGDQLLRQADQAMYQAKQRGRNCYVRFSGPSD; encoded by the coding sequence TTGAAGGCTCGCCGCTGTTCGCTGATCCCGATGCTACTGGTTGCCACCGGGTGCCTGACCGCCACCGTTGCCAGTGCCCGGGAAACACTGACATTCGGTATCTTTGCCTATCGGCCCGACAACATTATCCGTGAGCGCTTTGAGCCTCTGGCCCGTTACCTCTCCGGCGAGGTGGGCTCAGAGGTAAGGTTGGAAGTGCTCAGTCAGGGCAATATGAATCGCGCAGTTGCCGCGAACGAGCTGGACTTTTTTCTGACCAATCCGAGTCACTTCCTGTTGATCCGCAGTGAACGCAGCCTGACCGGCGTATTGGCTACTCTCGTCCGACGTTCCGGAAACCGTTCCACTTCCAGCCTTGGCGGCGTCATTTTCACCGGCGCTCGGCACCAGGACATCAACAGCCTTGAGGATCTGCGGAGCAAAAGCATTGCCGCGCCGGGGATGCATTTTCTGGGTGGATACCAGGCTCAGGTTCTGGAATTGCAGGATAACGGCATTGATATCCGCAAGGTGAATCTGGTTCGGTTTCTCGGTACTCACGACAGGGTGGTCCGGGCGGTATTGGCAGGCGATGCGGATGTCGGTTTTGTGCGCACCGGCATTCTGGAGCAAATGGCGAAAGCCAACCCCGATCTTTTTACGCAAATCAAAATCCTGAATCGGCAGGAATTGGCGGGTTTTCCCTACGTTGTCTCCACACGCCTCTACCCGGAGTGGCCGCTGGTGGCTTTGCCCCACGTAGACGAACGAGTTGTCCGCCGGGTTGCATCGGCGCTGTTTGCCATTGAGCCGGAAGACGAAGTTGCGGTGGCGGCCGGCATTACCGGGTTTTCCCCGCCCGCGGATTATCAGTCCGTGGAATACCTGGCCCGAACGCTGCGCGTGGCACCCTACGACCAGATGCCACGGGTCACCTGGCTGGATGTTCTGCACCAGTATCGTCTCTGGGTTTTCACGGTTGCGGTTCTGGTTATTCTGTTGCTTGCCAGCTCCTTATGGCTCGGCAAGAGCAAGCGTCGGCTCGCGTCGGAACAGAAACGTCTGAGACGGCTGATTTCTGGTTGGCCACAGCCGGCGTTGCTTATAAAGGGGGGTGTCTTTGTCGATACCAACCGTGCAGCGGCCGATCTGCTGGGGTACACCACAAGCGTTTCACTGTACGGGAAGGATCTTGCGGTCTTCTCTCCCGAATTTCAGCCTGATGGGCAGATATCCCGGCAGAAAATGGAGCAGATAAATACCCGGGTGGGTGATGGCCATGTAGAGCAGTTTGAGTGGCTGCTCCACCGCTCCGACGGTTCTGAGGTCTGGGTGGATGTCACCATGGCGCCGGTTCACGGTGAGGGTGAGCAGGAAACCTTTATCCTTTGCTCCTGGTACAACATCACAACGAGGAAACAGGCCGAGCAGCGTCAGCGCCTTGCCGCGAGTGTGTTTGAATACGCCCGTGAGGCGATCTTCATTACGGACAGCCACGGTATGGTGATCGATACCAACGATGCCTATCTTGCCATCACAGGTCGCCCACGGAAGCGGACCATTCAGCGTTTACCACCCTTGCCGCTGGATGAGGGCAGTGGCGTTTTTTCCAGTGCCTGTGCACAGGGGTTCTGGTCCGGTGAGTTTGCCGCCAGGCGTCACAGCGGTGAGCCCCTGGTCCTTTCGATGACGATCAGCAGCGTTCGTGACGATCACGGCAAAGTCTCCCATTTTGTCGGAATCTTCAGCGATATTACGCGCCTGAAGGAGCAGGAGCGGAAACTTCGGATCATGGCCCACTACGATGCCCTGACGGGGCTGCCAAACCGGGTGCTGTTTTCCGACCGCCTGCAGCAGGCCATGGCCCTGACTCGCCGGCAGAGTGGCAAACTTGCGGTGATCTATATTGATCTTGACGAGTTCAAGCCGGTCAATGATGCTTTCGGCCACGAGGCAGGCGACCAGTTGCTGGTTGAGATTGCCTCACGAATGCGCGCTGTGCTCAGGGAAGAGGACACCCTGGCCCGATTGGGAGGTGACGAGTTCGCGGCCATCGTCATGAATGTCCAGGATGAGGCAGCGCTACAGGGTTTGCTGGTACGTCTGCTTGGCCGGATAGCGGAGCCCACGTGGGTGATGGATCACAGCGTGGAAGTATCGGGCAGTATTGGCTACACACTATTCTCGCAAGCCGCTGATCTGGAAGGTGACCAGCTTTTGCGCCAGGCGGATCAGGCCATGTACCAGGCCAAACAGAGGGGGCGTAACTGTTACGTCCGGTTTTCCGGTCCCTCTGACTGA
- a CDS encoding ABC transporter substrate-binding protein — protein sequence MLRRDFLGLSIAAGLFATGLSGCHRSDPLAFGVHPWIGYEPLYLARDFGWMPGSVVLSSGASSKDSMAGLLSGKLHGAALTLDETIRVWSEGTELVVVAVTDVSAGADALITRPSITGLAELRGKRIAVEVNGVSGIMLLKILELAGLGRSDVVPVDLPVSEHAEAWSRGDVDASVSYEPTATRLEREGGIRLFDSSDIPETIFDLLVVTRETADGNPDAVRDLVMAHFRGLRHLVRSMHDAVYRVADHQGIRPEDVQSALATVMLPDLAANQRYLSQGGRVETMARSLSKLMLRTGMIRNEPGFERLSDPSFLPRSLP from the coding sequence ATGCTGCGCCGTGACTTTCTTGGTTTATCGATAGCCGCCGGTCTCTTTGCGACCGGACTGTCCGGTTGCCACAGGTCCGATCCCCTGGCCTTCGGGGTCCATCCATGGATTGGGTACGAACCGTTGTATCTGGCCCGGGACTTCGGCTGGATGCCGGGGTCTGTGGTTCTGAGTTCCGGCGCCTCCTCCAAGGATTCCATGGCCGGACTATTGTCAGGCAAGCTCCATGGCGCAGCGCTAACGCTGGATGAAACCATCCGGGTCTGGTCGGAAGGTACCGAGCTGGTTGTTGTTGCCGTAACCGATGTGTCTGCCGGTGCGGATGCCCTGATTACCCGGCCTTCTATTACCGGGCTGGCGGAACTCCGGGGTAAACGGATCGCCGTTGAAGTCAATGGAGTCTCCGGCATCATGTTGCTGAAAATTCTTGAGCTGGCAGGTCTTGGCCGGAGCGATGTCGTCCCGGTCGATTTGCCTGTCAGCGAGCATGCGGAGGCCTGGTCCCGGGGTGATGTCGACGCATCGGTATCTTATGAGCCGACTGCGACCCGACTGGAGCGGGAAGGTGGGATCCGGCTTTTTGACAGCAGTGATATTCCGGAAACCATTTTTGATCTGTTGGTGGTCACCCGGGAAACAGCGGACGGAAACCCGGATGCCGTTCGGGATCTTGTCATGGCCCACTTCAGAGGGTTACGGCATCTGGTTCGTAGCATGCACGATGCGGTGTATCGGGTTGCAGACCATCAGGGTATACGACCGGAGGATGTTCAGAGTGCGCTGGCGACTGTGATGCTGCCGGACCTCGCAGCGAACCAGCGTTATCTTTCCCAGGGAGGGCGGGTGGAAACCATGGCCCGTTCTCTGTCGAAGCTGATGCTCAGAACGGGAATGATCCGGAACGAGCCCGGCTTTGAGCGTTTGAGTGACCCGTCTTTTCTCCCCAGGAGTCTGCCTTGA
- a CDS encoding lysine exporter LysO family protein → MLTGALLILAPLFLGFALSLENRRLMTVIHYTVETLVCFILALLGLGLGQMEGLAAQLGGMATQVLALVLVLFVANMVGLWLFHRWQPMAVERPEGDVSPGYRRLFLAGLKPLLAVMAGLLAGYYLLPDMPMAEQVATWALMLLLFLIGLQLRNAGLSLRKLLMNRQGLGIALTLTLSSLVAGVALMPWLGLSWHDTLALVSGFGWYSLSGIVIGDALGPAWGGVAFLNDVLREIVALAIIPLLIAGRPAMAIGYGGATAMDFTLPVIRSSGGLACVPVAIASGFLLSFLSPVLMGVFLALG, encoded by the coding sequence ATGCTGACCGGAGCATTGCTTATCCTGGCGCCCCTGTTCCTGGGGTTTGCCCTTTCCCTTGAAAATCGCAGGCTCATGACGGTGATTCATTATACGGTCGAGACACTGGTCTGTTTCATCCTGGCGCTGCTCGGCCTTGGCCTCGGCCAGATGGAGGGCCTGGCGGCCCAGCTTGGTGGCATGGCAACACAGGTTTTGGCACTGGTGCTGGTCCTGTTTGTCGCAAACATGGTTGGTCTTTGGCTGTTCCACCGCTGGCAGCCGATGGCGGTTGAGCGTCCGGAGGGCGATGTCAGTCCGGGTTACCGCCGGCTGTTTCTCGCCGGCCTGAAACCCTTGCTGGCGGTGATGGCCGGCCTGCTTGCCGGATATTACCTGTTGCCGGACATGCCGATGGCGGAACAGGTAGCCACCTGGGCTCTGATGCTGCTGCTTTTTCTCATCGGGCTCCAGTTGCGCAACGCCGGCCTGTCACTGCGCAAGCTGCTGATGAACCGCCAGGGTCTGGGTATCGCGCTTACTCTGACGCTAAGCTCACTGGTGGCAGGAGTTGCGCTGATGCCGTGGCTGGGCCTGTCCTGGCACGATACCCTGGCCCTGGTGTCCGGTTTCGGCTGGTATTCGCTGTCCGGTATCGTGATTGGCGATGCCCTGGGTCCGGCCTGGGGCGGTGTTGCTTTCCTGAATGACGTTCTCAGGGAGATTGTCGCACTCGCCATCATTCCCCTGCTGATTGCCGGCCGGCCGGCAATGGCGATTGGCTACGGCGGTGCAACAGCCATGGATTTCACATTACCGGTGATCCGAAGCAGCGGTGGCCTGGCCTGCGTTCCAGTGGCCATTGCCTCCGGCTTTCTGCTCTCGTTTCTGTCGCCAGTGCTGATGGGGGTGTTTCTGGCTCTGGGATAA
- a CDS encoding DUF2288 domain-containing protein → MSSSPSRDELKAKLNLETSRIHWHDLQTYFARGQVVMVAPELDLLKVATELAADNKPRFEQWMTEGQVGEVAPDIAQAWYDRNAELWAVVVAPWVLVQERSGHVLH, encoded by the coding sequence ATGTCATCCTCCCCGTCCCGGGACGAACTGAAAGCGAAACTGAATCTCGAGACCTCCCGCATCCACTGGCATGACCTGCAAACCTATTTTGCCCGGGGCCAGGTGGTGATGGTGGCCCCGGAGCTGGATCTGCTGAAGGTCGCTACCGAACTGGCAGCCGACAACAAGCCCCGTTTTGAACAGTGGATGACTGAGGGCCAGGTTGGCGAGGTTGCGCCTGACATCGCGCAAGCCTGGTACGACCGCAATGCCGAACTATGGGCGGTGGTTGTCGCGCCCTGGGTGCTGGTTCAGGAACGGTCCGGCCATGTTCTGCACTGA
- a CDS encoding GAF domain-containing protein, with the protein MKTPDLPHDEAHRLSALDELALLDTPPEERFDRLTRLAARTFGVPVALVSLVDRNRQWFKSRYGLETPETARDISFCGHAILREEPLVIENALNDERFADNPLVTGNPNIRFYAGAPLHDRHGHRVGTLCVIDNRPRTFTGGDKATLRDLADLVEREFGLGELGNYYEERNRALNILTEVALDTEGDAGQRATRALEIACDYLGLETGIVSRITGRANTVHWHFTRLEGTLANGNTLPLERTYCSLMLETGQVLAIDNMGQSPYHAHTCYQVFGLESYLAAPVWIDGEIFGTINFSARHPRSRPFSATEKMFVTLLARWVADTIYQQQHSETLNKLVTQTPGMLYQYRLWPGGHSTFPYTSPGIQDIYDVTAEEAATDAAPVFGRIHPEDLAGVSESIRVSAETLGNWQHQYRIRWKTGGWHWVEDQAKPEKLPDGSVLWHGYIADINERHKIDEMKNQFISNVSHELRTPLTSISGSLDLILGGVTGPLTEKTIQMLDIVRRNSDQLRHLIDDLPDIEKLWR; encoded by the coding sequence ATGAAAACGCCTGATCTGCCGCACGATGAAGCGCATCGCCTGTCAGCCCTTGATGAGCTTGCGCTTCTCGATACACCGCCGGAGGAGCGATTTGATCGGCTTACCCGGCTTGCGGCCCGGACTTTCGGCGTTCCGGTCGCCCTGGTGTCGCTGGTCGACCGTAACCGACAATGGTTCAAGTCACGGTATGGACTGGAAACCCCGGAAACCGCCCGGGATATTTCCTTTTGCGGCCATGCCATTCTTCGCGAGGAACCCCTGGTTATCGAAAACGCCCTGAACGATGAGCGGTTCGCCGATAACCCATTGGTGACAGGGAATCCGAACATCCGATTCTACGCCGGTGCCCCGCTGCACGACCGGCACGGTCACCGGGTAGGTACCCTGTGCGTAATCGATAACAGACCGAGGACCTTCACCGGGGGCGATAAAGCCACCCTGCGGGATCTGGCCGATCTGGTTGAACGCGAATTCGGGCTCGGGGAACTGGGCAACTACTACGAAGAGCGCAATCGGGCCCTGAACATTCTGACCGAGGTCGCCCTGGATACGGAGGGCGATGCCGGCCAGAGAGCCACCAGAGCATTGGAAATTGCCTGCGACTACCTAGGCCTTGAGACCGGGATCGTCAGCCGGATTACCGGCCGCGCTAACACCGTTCACTGGCATTTCACGCGCCTGGAAGGAACCCTTGCCAATGGCAACACGCTTCCCCTGGAGCGCACTTATTGCTCGCTGATGCTGGAAACCGGACAGGTTCTCGCCATAGACAACATGGGCCAGTCGCCTTATCACGCTCACACGTGCTATCAGGTCTTCGGCCTGGAAAGCTACCTGGCTGCGCCCGTCTGGATTGACGGCGAAATTTTCGGGACCATCAACTTCTCCGCCCGGCACCCCAGAAGCCGGCCGTTCAGTGCCACCGAGAAAATGTTCGTCACCCTGCTGGCACGCTGGGTTGCCGATACCATCTATCAGCAGCAGCATTCGGAAACCCTGAACAAGCTGGTAACCCAGACACCCGGCATGCTTTACCAATACCGGCTCTGGCCCGGCGGCCACAGCACCTTTCCCTACACCAGCCCCGGCATTCAGGACATTTATGACGTCACTGCGGAGGAAGCCGCGACAGATGCAGCTCCAGTATTCGGGCGAATTCACCCGGAGGACCTTGCCGGCGTTTCAGAATCCATTCGGGTCTCCGCTGAAACCCTCGGTAACTGGCAACATCAATACCGCATACGCTGGAAAACCGGGGGCTGGCACTGGGTTGAAGATCAGGCCAAGCCCGAAAAGCTGCCCGACGGCAGCGTCCTCTGGCACGGCTACATTGCCGACATTAACGAGCGCCACAAGATCGATGAAATGAAAAACCAGTTCATCTCCAATGTGAGTCATGAACTGCGGACACCGCTTACTTCGATTTCAGGATCACTGGATCTGATTCTGGGCGGTGTCACCGGGCCGCTGACCGAAAAAACCATCCAGATGCTGGACATTGTCCGGCGCAACAGCGATCAGCTCAGACACCTGATAGACGACCTGCCCGATATCGAAAAGCTGTGGAGGTGA
- the acnA gene encoding aconitate hydratase AcnA: MSNESLSKDSLNTLSSLDAGGKTFHYYSLPKAADTLGDLNRLPFSLKVLMENLLRNEDGTTVDRSHIDAMVQWLKDRHSETEIQFRPARVLMQDFTGVPGVVDLAAMREAVKAAGKDPAMINPLSPVDLVIDHSVMVDRFGDASSFRDNVAIEMERNQERYEFLRWGQQAFDNFRVVPPGTGICHQVNLEYLGKTVWHNEQGGKTIAYPDTLVGTDSHTTMINGLGILGWGVGGIEAEAAMLGQPVSMLIPEVVGFKVTGKLREGITATDLVLTVTEMLRKKGVVGKFVEFYGDGLKDMPVADRATIANMAPEYGATCGFFPVDEQTIKYMRLTGREDDQLELVEAYAKAQGLWREPGHEPVYTDSLELDMGEVEASLAGPKRPQDRVALKNMKSSFELLMETAEGPAENREANLESEGGGTAVGAQDAYFEHPSSQPLHMNGEKFRLDPGAVVIAAITSCTNTSNPSVMMAAGLIAQKAVEKGLSTKPWVKTSLAPGSKVVTDYLRVGGFQDDLDKLGFNLVGYGCTTCIGNSGPLPEEVEQAIDDGNLTVASVLSGNRNFEGRVHPLVKTNWLASPPLVVAYALAGNVRLDLSKDSLGTDKDGNPVYLKDLWPSQQEIAEAVEKVKTDMFRKEYAEVFDGDATWKSIKVPESKVYEWSDKSTYIQHPPFFEGLGEEPEAIEDIRNANILALLGDSVTTDHISPAGSFKPDTPAGKYLQEHGVEPKDFNSYGSRRGNHEVMMRGTFANVRIRNEMLDGVEGGFTKFVPTGDQMPIYDAAMKYLEQGTPLVVIAGKEYGTGSSRDWAAKGTRLLGVKAVVAESYERIHRSNLIGMGVMPLQFPEGTDRKSLKLTGEETISIEGLSGDIKPGQTLKMTVEYKDGSTETCELKSRIDTANEAVYYRHGGILHYVVREMLKSA; encoded by the coding sequence ATGTCGAATGAAAGTCTCAGCAAAGACAGCCTGAATACCCTTTCCAGCCTCGATGCTGGCGGTAAGACCTTCCACTACTACAGCCTGCCCAAGGCAGCGGACACCCTAGGCGATCTCAACCGTCTGCCTTTTTCCCTGAAAGTGCTGATGGAGAACCTGCTGCGCAACGAAGACGGTACTACGGTCGACCGGAGCCACATCGATGCCATGGTGCAGTGGCTTAAAGACCGCCATTCCGAGACCGAAATCCAGTTCCGGCCGGCCCGTGTCCTGATGCAGGATTTCACCGGCGTGCCCGGGGTTGTCGACCTGGCCGCCATGCGGGAAGCGGTTAAGGCCGCGGGCAAGGACCCGGCCATGATTAACCCGCTGTCGCCGGTGGATCTGGTGATCGACCATTCGGTGATGGTGGACAGGTTTGGTGATGCGTCCTCGTTCAGGGACAACGTGGCCATCGAAATGGAGCGCAACCAGGAACGCTACGAGTTCCTGCGCTGGGGACAGCAGGCCTTTGACAACTTCCGTGTGGTGCCGCCGGGTACGGGTATCTGTCACCAGGTAAACCTGGAATACCTTGGCAAGACCGTGTGGCACAATGAGCAGGGTGGCAAGACCATTGCCTACCCGGATACCCTGGTGGGAACTGACTCGCACACCACCATGATCAACGGCCTCGGCATCCTCGGCTGGGGTGTCGGCGGTATCGAAGCCGAAGCGGCCATGCTGGGCCAGCCGGTCTCCATGCTGATTCCGGAAGTGGTGGGCTTCAAGGTCACCGGCAAGCTGCGTGAAGGCATCACCGCCACCGATCTGGTGCTCACCGTGACTGAAATGCTGCGCAAGAAAGGCGTGGTGGGCAAGTTTGTGGAATTCTACGGCGACGGCCTGAAAGACATGCCGGTGGCAGACCGGGCCACCATTGCCAACATGGCTCCGGAATATGGCGCCACCTGCGGTTTTTTCCCGGTGGATGAGCAAACCATCAAGTACATGCGCCTGACCGGCCGTGAGGACGACCAGCTCGAGTTGGTGGAAGCCTACGCCAAGGCCCAGGGGCTGTGGCGCGAGCCGGGCCATGAGCCGGTGTACACCGACAGCCTGGAGCTCGACATGGGCGAGGTGGAGGCCAGCCTTGCCGGGCCCAAGCGGCCCCAGGACCGGGTCGCCCTGAAGAATATGAAATCGTCTTTCGAGCTGCTGATGGAGACTGCCGAAGGGCCTGCCGAGAACCGTGAGGCCAATCTTGAGTCCGAGGGCGGTGGAACAGCCGTTGGCGCCCAGGACGCTTACTTTGAGCACCCGTCCAGTCAGCCGCTTCACATGAACGGGGAAAAGTTCCGGCTGGACCCGGGCGCGGTGGTGATTGCCGCTATTACCTCCTGTACCAACACCTCCAACCCCAGCGTGATGATGGCCGCGGGCCTCATCGCCCAGAAAGCCGTCGAGAAAGGTCTGAGCACCAAGCCCTGGGTGAAGACCTCACTGGCACCCGGTTCCAAGGTGGTCACCGACTACCTTCGGGTAGGGGGGTTCCAAGACGATCTGGACAAACTGGGGTTCAACCTGGTGGGTTACGGCTGCACCACCTGTATCGGTAACTCGGGGCCGCTGCCCGAGGAAGTGGAGCAGGCGATTGACGATGGCAACCTGACCGTGGCCTCGGTGCTTTCCGGCAACCGCAACTTCGAGGGCCGGGTGCATCCGCTGGTGAAGACCAACTGGCTGGCCTCGCCGCCCCTGGTGGTGGCCTATGCGCTGGCCGGCAACGTCCGTCTGGATCTGTCGAAGGATTCCCTGGGCACGGACAAGGACGGCAATCCGGTGTACCTGAAAGACCTCTGGCCCAGCCAGCAGGAGATTGCCGAGGCCGTGGAGAAGGTGAAAACCGACATGTTCCGCAAGGAGTATGCGGAAGTCTTCGACGGCGACGCCACCTGGAAATCGATCAAGGTGCCGGAAAGCAAGGTGTATGAGTGGTCCGACAAGTCCACCTACATCCAGCATCCGCCGTTCTTCGAAGGCCTGGGTGAAGAGCCGGAAGCCATCGAGGATATCAGGAACGCCAACATCCTGGCGCTGCTGGGCGATTCGGTAACCACCGACCACATCTCGCCGGCCGGTTCCTTCAAGCCGGACACCCCTGCCGGTAAATACCTGCAGGAGCATGGCGTCGAGCCGAAAGACTTCAACTCCTACGGTTCCCGCCGGGGCAACCACGAAGTCATGATGCGTGGCACCTTCGCCAACGTACGGATCCGGAATGAGATGCTCGATGGCGTGGAAGGCGGTTTCACCAAATTCGTGCCCACCGGCGATCAAATGCCGATCTACGACGCTGCCATGAAGTACCTGGAGCAGGGTACGCCGCTGGTGGTGATTGCCGGCAAGGAATACGGCACCGGTTCCAGCCGGGACTGGGCCGCCAAGGGCACTCGCCTGTTGGGCGTGAAAGCCGTAGTGGCCGAATCCTATGAGCGCATCCACCGCTCCAACCTGATCGGGATGGGCGTAATGCCGTTGCAGTTCCCCGAAGGCACGGACCGCAAGAGCCTGAAACTGACCGGTGAGGAGACCATCAGCATCGAAGGCTTGTCGGGCGATATCAAGCCGGGCCAGACCCTGAAGATGACCGTGGAATACAAGGATGGTTCAACCGAGACCTGTGAGCTGAAGTCACGGATCGATACCGCCAACGAGGCGGTATATTACCGGCATGGCGGTATCCTGCACTATGTGGTGCGGGAAATGCTCAAGTCTGCCTGA